Below is a genomic region from Papilio machaon chromosome 11, ilPapMach1.1, whole genome shotgun sequence.
tgatttaaattaaatttggtacaaagATAGTCTCGATCTAGTGCCTGaagaaaggacataggctactttttaaatagaaatatataataaaaataaaaattgatataataaaaaaaaagggtttgcaagtGGTTGAAAGATGGGATAAGAAACTATATGGAAGTATCATGAATTTTATAGTTAGAAGcgtgaaacttatttttagtctgttaatttgatataaataaatatgatatgacatttaaaatttgtaaaagttttaccctctagggagcaaaataacaatagggaatAGGAGATGgaagtttgtatggaaatatATAAGGTTTATgagaatgttttgtaagttcagtatgttttgatgttatttttataattttaagtaaaataattagcgtaaataattaaaatgctaccCGAAAACAGTGTTTCacacggacgaagtcacgatcacagctagtttatgatatttgtgactatagatttttttttgtgtttaaatgaatgtttaaaaaaaaatttattttatattttcgttaATAAAACCATAAGTTTGTTGTTTTGGTTTTATACATctacttaatttcattttattctataaaatgttttatggcaATAAGTATTTAGGAAATatctattgtatttttatgttttccctgtaattttaaagattaaaaaaaaaatcgattattctttctttaaaaatcgattaatcgactaatcaatttttatcaccaactgtaaaaatcgataatcgaaaaatcgatttttttactcAATGTTCTATCCCTAGTCGTAAATGTCACCAACGTTGGTGACACTATACTTtgggtatgttccgatatgcactgcgagcactgcacagtgctatcactgtagaaaaattcgtTCCGTTATATCTGGACTGCCAGTATACTGCCGCAGTACcctagggaaatatatgacgtcataaatcgccgccatattctactgtgagcactggcgttttcgaggtaaggtactcgcagtaccttgatcacgtgatcagtcaaaaccaTTCGAGTGCCTAACGTCTTATAATCAAAgctacagtttaatcagaaaattttaaagttctgtaattagtttggattaacaaataaaacaatggaagaattgcaaaaattaaccttattagactgtgtttataatgaaaaacatattttttttatgaaaaattacttacttttattatattataaattcaatttataattaatattaattaaaatatttttaatttgacagtactccaaaacagtttttttaatgtacacaCACCCACAGAGTGATACAAGCTTTTTTGACATCCAAATCCAACATAAAGGTGTGTTCCGATTTGCACTGCGACCACTGTAgagtgtgacgtcaattcagtatactgtgaagccgttcctttatagccagttatactggttacgatttaaaacggaacgcaatcccgtatactgtcagccgcattttttgacgcgacattcaaatgagtgtattcaagttttctagtacattaaaaaaactgttttggagtactgtcaaattaaaaatgttttaattaatattaattataaattgaatttataataaataaaataagtactttttcataaaaaagaatatgtttttcattatcaacacagtctaataaggttaatttttgcaattcttccattgttttatttattaatccaaactaattacagaactttaacattttctgattaaactgtagctttgtttataagatgtGAGGCACTCGGgtggttttgactgatcacgtgatcaaagtactgcgagtaccttacctcgaaaacgccagtgctctcagtagaatatggcggcgatttatgacgtcatatatttccctagTGTACTGCTGTAGTTTACTGGCAGTCCATAACGGAacgaatttttctacagtgatagcactgtgcagtgctcgcagtgtatatcggaacataccctGTATCAGTAAGACTGTTGACTGTCAATGTGACACTGTCAGTGTCACCCTCTCATCGTTCGTGGCTTAATCacaatttatgttatattttttttttgctgctGTAAGTGTAAGAAAtaagaatacattaaaatgCAGTACAATTAACTCATACCTCTTGTATACACAcatcagtttttatttttatttctgataCCAATCTAAACCGATTACATGAATATACAagcagtaaataaaaatattttttgatgatCATAGTATTTAACTCTATATTTCCTAAAAATGGctgataattttcaaaataataaaactatggcTCCGGTAATGATGGACTACGACTTTAAAGTCAAAACTCAAAACGAGCGATCTAAAGTTGAAGATCTCTTTGATTTTGAGGGATGTAAAGTTGGAAGAGGGACATACGGACATGTATATAAAGCTCGGCGAAAAGATGGATCTGATACTAGAGACTATGCATTGAAACAAATAGAAGGGACTGGACTTTCCATGTCAGCTTGTAGAGAAATAGCcgtaagtacattttaaactatgtattataatacagattaatattaaaatgttatgctTTATCTAATATTTGTTCGAAATAATTCTAGTtattcttttttcaatttatatgaaatgacaagtattattatttttcagttgCTGAGGGAATTAAAGCATTCTAATGTTATAAACCTTATTAGAGTTTTTCTTTCTCATACGGACCGAAAAGTATGGCTGTTATTTGACTTTGCAGAACATGATTTATGGCACATAATAAAGTTCCACAGAGCAGccaaagcaaataaaaaatctgtgaTGGTTCCAAAGGGCATGGTGAAAAGTTTATTATACCAAATTTTGGATGGGATTCATTATTTACACTCAAATTGGGTTCTACATAGGGATttggtaagttatttttaactttttaaaataactaaataagaAACCATTTAATGATTGCAATTGATAGGTTATCATTATTCATATCCATATTTCAATAAGCTGGTTTGCAGCCCACATAGTTATAGGTAGATTATTCCAATTTAGTTGTTGAGTCACAAATCAATGGTTGAACTTTTATGTGAACTGATCTTTTGACCCAAATCTAAGCTGATTTACATACATCCGCGTGTGggattattatatattatacattggTCTTTTCAGAAACCAGCTAATATTCTTGTGATGGGAGAAGGACCTGAAAGAGGAAGAGTTAAAATAGCAGACATGGGTTTTGCAAGATTATTTAATGCACCTTTAAAACCTTTAGCGGACTTAGATCCTGTTGTAGTGACATTCTGGTATAGAGCACCAGAATTATTATTAGGTGCTAGGCATTATACAAAAGCTATTGGTAagataatttatgtatatagtacACAATAGTATTAGGCAGCCTACAATATGAGGGCATTTACCAATTATTGACTGATACATACTGATACAAAAAGCTTATGTGACAAATCCatgcttttattttcttatggtAGTCTATCTTTGACcattacaataaatacatAGAAGTACCGTATTATGtgcaaattataaaagttactaattaaatgtaaaatataagaaagtgtaaaattaacataCTTTTCAGATATATGGGCAATAGGATGTATATTTGCCGAGCTGTTGACATCAGAACCTATTTTCCATTGTCGTCAAGAAGACATCAAGACGAGCAACCCATATCATCATGATCAATTAGATAGGATATTCAATGTAATGGGTTTCCCACAGGAAAAAGACTGGGAGGATATCAGGAAGATGCCGGAGCATGCTACCTTAGTAAAGGACTTTAAAAgatcaaagtaaatatatttttaattatttacttatattagattttagattATTATGTATTAGGCCCTTCATACTCAAGGAGAAGTCAATCTTCGAAACCCAGCGATGTTAATTGCTAAGCTAAACACGTAATACAATATCGTAGAACTTCGTACACAGGCACgcgtatttatatattgtttttagatGCCAAAACATGTCGCTTGCAACCTTTTTGTAAAGATAGTCTCGAGAAATTAgctgtgattttttaatatagaggAGCGAGTTGGAACTTGTAGTGGCCTGCACTGACTGAATAGACGATAGTTTTCGACGATTCAACCAAGTGTGTGTATGGAGCGATAATTGTGATGCAAGGATTAATTCAATTACGTTACAAGATGTAAAGTTTGTTGagaactttaaggtttatctttaaataacataGCAGTAAGGGGAAGTGGACTTAGCGGGGGAGGTAATGGATAAGACATAATTTTTCTGTATCTTCCCTTCTCTGTTGATTTGTTTATATACAGTGGTCACTTTATTATGTTAACCGAAACTCGTGGCTGCTTGCTCATTTACCACCCTTTTACAATGGAAAAGAATTGCGACATAAAAACGTTACACTTATACATTTCCAGTTACCAAAATTGTTCATTAAGTAAATACATGGACAGACATAAAATCAAACCGGACAGTAAAGCATTTAGTTTACTCCAAAGATTACTCTTAATGGATCCAAATAGAAGGATAACATCGGAACAGGCGATGCAAGACCCTTATTTCACTGAAGATCCTTTACCAACACAGGTAAgtgaaaataaacttatatttaatcATTACCACCttattttttcgttattaaaaatatacattttaaaaataagcacTGAAtctttgatgttttttattttgcgtatttaatttctaaacacattgaataataaactatatatttcGTGGATGaacataaactttattacCGTAAGTTTTCACTGGCTATAATACCTATGATTTTGTATATACTTTTGTACctgtttcagcagtggaaaccgTCAGaacagtttaataatttaagattgaatatgttttgtatgtttacAGGATGTTTTTGCAGGATGCCCCATTCCGTATCCTAAGAGGGAATTCCTGACTGACGACGACCAGGAGGACAAGAGCGAGTCCAAGGCACGCCAGAATCAGCAACAACAGCAGAACCCTAATGTAAGTTTTCACTGcatattgataaatttatttaaagatacaTTTTCATCCCATTTCATTCTCAATGAATAAActgagataatatttttttaggtttgtaatatttttgaaatctaCTTTGAAGCAATGTAAGAGGAagaattttatgtttgtattcttttatctagtaactagcttttacccgcgactccgtccgcgcggaataaaaaaaatgcacacaaaataaaaaagttcctatgtccgtcgtaaatcagttcgatcgatcttgagttataaatagtgtaactaacacgactttcttttatatacatatagatgTCCTTTATTTCAGACCCAACAAAATCAAGTACAAGCAAACAGTCATGACCATGGAGCTAACAATGCTAAGAGAATGCGAATGCCAGGTAAATTATTTGCATGTACAATCGCCTTCGTTCGcggtgttttaatttaaaatcaactaACGTTTGAGCGTCTCATACGCCtcgaaaagataaagtttgaTTAATGTTATAACTATAAAGTACTTTACGTTATAACATAGTGTGAATTACAATGAAGGTAACCAAGTTTTATTTCGTTGTGAGatgcaaattaattttctcTAAATGGAATACCGCGAACGTAGGTGACTGTACCTGTGTGTTTTTAGGTAAACTGATagcgaaaataattataaatgcttactaatattataaatgtgaatgtttggatggatggatggatgtttgaaggtatctccagaacggctcaacggatcttgatgtaatttggcacagatgtagaatatagtttggaagaacacatatgcaaCTTATTAAGCTAGTGTTACATATAGTTGTAATCGTCGAGTGTATATACTTAATTACATGATTGATCTACCTACTATCTTTTCAGGACCAAATCAAGGCCAATCAAATCAAGGTAAC
It encodes:
- the LOC106719649 gene encoding cyclin-dependent kinase 8, which codes for MADNFQNNKTMAPVMMDYDFKVKTQNERSKVEDLFDFEGCKVGRGTYGHVYKARRKDGSDTRDYALKQIEGTGLSMSACREIALLRELKHSNVINLIRVFLSHTDRKVWLLFDFAEHDLWHIIKFHRAAKANKKSVMVPKGMVKSLLYQILDGIHYLHSNWVLHRDLKPANILVMGEGPERGRVKIADMGFARLFNAPLKPLADLDPVVVTFWYRAPELLLGARHYTKAIDIWAIGCIFAELLTSEPIFHCRQEDIKTSNPYHHDQLDRIFNVMGFPQEKDWEDIRKMPEHATLVKDFKRSNYQNCSLSKYMDRHKIKPDSKAFSLLQRLLLMDPNRRITSEQAMQDPYFTEDPLPTQDVFAGCPIPYPKREFLTDDDQEDKSESKARQNQQQQQNPNTQQNQVQANSHDHGANNAKRMRMPGPNQGQSNQGNGQQEFHQQQQMMFGAQQQGDNSQQQANFQQRF